In Streptomyces liangshanensis, the DNA window AACTACACCCTCAACCTCGCCCGGGTCCTGGCCGCACTGCTGCCCGACGACGCGGCCCGCGGCTCCATCTCCACCCTCCCGCTGGCCTGGCGCACCTCCTGGACCGGCGCCCAGCGCTCCGCCGCCGCCCGCCACCTCGACGCCCTCGCCGCCGGCCTCAAGCAGATCGAGGCCGAGACCGGCCGGGTCGTGCGCGTCGGCCTCGAACCCGAACCGGGCTGCGTCGCCGAGACCACCGCCCAGGCCGCCGAGGCCATCGCGGGCGCCGACCACGACTGGATCGGCCTGTGCCTGGACGTCTGCCACCTCGCCGTCCAGCACGAGGACCCGGCGGGCGCGATCGCCGCGCTGGTCACCGCGGGCGTCCCCGTCGTCAAGCTCCAGGCGTCGTCCGCCCTGGTGGCCGACCACCCCTCCGACCCCGAAGTACGGGAAGCGCTGCGCCCGTTCGCCGAACCGCGCTTCCTCCACCAGACCAGGGAGCGGTCCGCGGACGGCACCCTGCACGGCAGCGACGACCTCGCGCCCGCGCTCGCCGGCGCGCTGCCCGGCGAGGCGCCCTGGCGGATCCACTACCACGTACCCCTGCACGACCAGCCCGAGCCGCCGCTGCGCAACACCAGCGACGTGCTCCAGGAGACCCTGCGGGTGGCGTTCGGCGGGGAGCGCGCGCTGACCGACCACATCGAGGTCGAGACGTACACCTGGGACGTGCTGCCCAAGGGGCTGCGCCCCGCCGGGCCCGCCACCGTCGCGGCCGGGATAGCCACCGAACTCGAATGGACCCAGCAGGAGTTGACCGGCCTCGGGCTGCGCCCGCACGAGGGCTCGCACCGGGGAGCCCCGTCATGACCGGCCGCCGCGACCAGGTGGCCGTGCTCTGCACGGTCGGCCTCACCCCCCACCTCCTCGGCGAGATGCCGAACGTCAGGGCCATCGGCGAGGAGGGCTTCACGGCCCGCCTCGACACGGTCTTCCCCGCCGTCACCGCCACCGTCCAGGCCACCTTCACCACCGGCCTGATGCCCCGCGACCACGGGGCCGTCGGCAACGGCTGGTACTTCCGCGACCACGGCGAAGTCATGATGTGGCGCCAGCACAACGCCCTCGTCCGGGGCGAGAAGGTGTGGCAGGCCGCGCGCGCCAGGGACCCGGAGCACACCACCGCGTACCTCTGCTGGTGGTGGGCGATGGGCGCGGACGTCGACACGACCCTCACCCCGCGGCCCGTCTACCACTACGACGGCCGCAAGTCGCCCGACTGCTACACCACCCCGGCCGGGCTCCGCGACGAACTGACCGCGCGCCAGGGCGAGTTCCCCCTCTTCCACTACTGGGGCCCGACCGCCTCCATCGCCTCCACCCGGTGGATCGCGGGCGCCGCCCGCCACGTCGCCGACACCCGACGCCCCGACCTGTCCTTCATCTACGTCCCGCACCTGGACTACGACCTCCAGCGGTACGGCCCCGACAGCCCGCAGGCCGTGCGGGCCGCGCGCGACGCGGACGCCGAACTCGGGCCGCTGCTGGGCGACCTGCGCGACCGGGGCACCACCGTCGTGGCGCTCAGCGAGTACGGGATCAGCCCGGTCAGCCGGCCCGTCGACATCAACAGGGCGCTGCGCAGGGAGGGTCTGCTGTCCGTCTACTCCCAGCGCGGCATGGAGTACCTGGACCCGCACACCTCACGGGCGTTCGCCGTCGCCGACCACCAGGCCGCCCACGTGTACGTCGCCGACCCGTCGGACGTCCCCCGGGTGCGTGACGTCCTCAAGGGCCTCGACGGGGTCGACGAGGTCTGGGACCGCACCGAGCAGGCCGCCTACGGCATCGACCACCCCAACGCCGGGGAACTGGTCGCCGTGGCCGACCCGGACGCGTGGTTCACGTACTACTACTGGCTGGACGACAGCCGCGCCCCCGACTTCGCGCGCGGCGTCGAGATCCACCGCAAGCCGGGCTACGACCCGGCCGAACTCTTCTTCGACCCCGCCGATCCGGCGGTGAAGGCGAAGGCGGCACTGACACTGCTGCGCAAGAAGGCCGGGATGCGGGCGCCGCTGAACGTGGTGCCGCTCGACCCGACCCATGTCAGGGGCAGCCACGGACGGCTGCCCCAGGACGACCGGGACGGACCACTGCTGTTGTGCTCCGACCCGGGTCAGCAACGGGACCGCTACCACGCCACCGAGGTCAAGGACCTGCTCCTGCGCCTGGGCGGACTGGCCTGAGACCGGCCGTTACCGGAAAGGACGGAGAGAGGAGGGGCGGATGACGCCTCGGGGAAGCACCACGATCGGCGCCACGCTCGATGCCACGATCAGCGAGGTGTACGTACCCGACACCGCGCTCGCGGCCGTGGAACGCCTGCGGACGCTCGGTGAGGTGCACGTGTGGTGGTGGCCGCTCGGCGACCGCACCGACCCGGCCGACCACGCCGTGCTCGACGCGGTCGAACGGGGCCGCGCCCGGCGGTTCCACGCCGAGGCGGACGCGGCGGCGTTCACCGCGACGCGGGCGGGCGCCCGGCGGGCCATCGCCGGACTGCTCGGGATCACCCCGGGAGAGGTCGGCCTCGGCCGGCGGATCTGCCCGGGCTGCGGGGACCCCGAACACGGGCCGCCGTCCGTCGTCAGGCCGCCGGTGCCGCTGGCCGTCAGCCTGTCGCGTACGGCGGGGATCGGGGCGCTGGCCGTACGGGCCGGTGACTGGGTCGGCGTGGACGTCGAGGCCCTCAGGCCGGTCGACGACAACCTGGCCGACGTGGTCCTGACCCCGTCGGAACGGGCCTACGTCATGGGCCGGCCGCGGGGCCCCGAGCGGGACGCGGCCTTCCACCGCACGTGGACCCGCAAGGAGGCCGTCGTCAAGGCGGTCGGCCTGGGGCTGCTCGGCATGGAGCTGCACGCGCTCGACGTGCGCCCCGCCGACCCGGGGCCGGTCGAGGTGGTGCACACGTACCGCTCCGAGACGACCCGCTGGGAGGTACGGGACCTCGCCGTGCCGGGCCCGTGGTCCGCGTCCCTGGCGCGCCCGCTGGGGAGCGCCCTGGGCGAGGTCCGTCTCCACGCCCCGGCGGGAGCGGGCGACTAGCCCACAGAGATACGGAGGGCGCCGCCCGGTCCCGGCCGGGCGGCGCTCGCCCGTACCCCCGTACCCGCACGGCGCACCACGCACGTCGCACGACGCAAGGAGCACCCACCCCGTCCGAGAGAGCCCGAGAGAGCCCGAGAGGCCCCCGTGTCCCTGACCGAGAACCGCCCGCCCCCGCCAACAGCCGCACCAGCGACCGCACTTGACCCCACCGCCCCGCCCGCCCCACCCCGCACCGGCCCCCCGCACACCGCCCTCCCCGGCCCCCGGGCCGTCACCGCCGGGCTCGTCCCGCTCGCCGCCCTCGTCACCCTCGGCGCCCTCGCCGGCGGCGCGCCGCGCGACTGGCTGGACCGGATGGCGGGCGTCGTCGCCCTCGTCGCCCTCTCCGCCTCCGTGATGCTCGGCCTCACCACCGTCTTCCGCGACCTCCTGCGCCCCGCGCACCGCCGCCTCGCCCAGCACGCGCACCGCACGGCGGGCCTGGCCGGCCTCGCGTTCCTGGCCCTGCACATCGCCGTCAAGGCCGCGGGCGGCCGCGTCACCCCCGCCGCGGCCCTCGGCGTCACCGACCTCCTCACGGGCCTCGGCACCCTCGCCGCCGTTCTCTTCGTGCTCGCCGCCGTCACGGGCATCTGGCGCGGCGTCTTCGCCACCCGCCGCTGGATCCGCCCCTTCCGCGTCCTGCACGGCGCGTCCTACGCCGCCTGGCTCGCCGCCGTCGCGCACGGCCTCACCGCGGGGCGCGCCCCCGCCCCCTGGGTCGTCGCCTGCTACGCGCTCTGCCTGGCCGCCGCGTCCGCCGCGCTCATCCACCGCTGGACGAAAAGAAGTTGAGCAAGTGTCAGTCACACCCTGTGATAGATCGTATATAGATCCGGGGGGCAGGCTGGTCCCCGATGCCTTTACCCCTTGGAATCGCACTATGGAGAGGACTGGTCGCGCATGATCACCGAGAGGAGCAGCCGTCGTTCGCAGGAGAACAGCAGCGGCTACGGCACTGACACCCGGGGCCACGCCCTGCGCCTGGACGACGTGACCAAGGTGTACGGCAAGAACGGCCGTGGCGTCCGCGCGCTCGACGGAGTCTCGGTGACCATCGAACGCGGTTCGTACACCGCGGTGATGGGCCCGTCCGGCTCCGGCAAGTCCACCTTCCTGCACTGCGCCGCCGGTCTCGACAAGCCGACCACGGGCACCTCCTACATCGGCGACACCAAGCTGAACGACCTGAGCGAGACCAAGCTGACCAAGCTGCGCAGGCAGCGCGTCGGCTTCGTGTTCCAGGCGTTCAACCTGATCCCCTCCCTCTCCGTGCTCCAGAACGTCGAGCTGCCGGTACGGCTCTCCGGCGAGAGCGTCGACAAGGCGTGGCTGGAGGAGATCCTCACCCGCGTCGGCCTCGGCGGCCGCGCCAAGCACCGCCCCGCCGAACTCTCCGGCGGCCAGCAGCAGCGCGTCGCCATCGCGCGCGCCCTGATCACCCGCCCCGACGTCATCTTCGGCGACGAGCCGACCGGCGCCCTCGACACCGTGACCGCCAAGGAGATCCTCTCCCTGCTGCGGGCCTGCGTGAACGAGACCGGCCAGACCGTCGTCATGGTCACCCACGACCCGATCGCCGCCGCCTACGCCGACACCGTCCTGTTCCTCGCCGACGGCAAGCTCGCCGGCCGCATGGACTCCCCGACCGCCGACCGCGTCGCCGAGCGCATGACACACCTGGGAGCGTGGGCCTGATGCTGCGATACGCGATCCAGACCCTGAGGGCAAGGAAGGGCAGCTTCATCGGCGCCTTCCTCGCCCTGTTCTGCGCGGCCGCGCTGGTCACCGCGTGCGGCATCCTCCTGGAGACCGGCCTGCGCGGCACCATCAACACCGAGCGCTACGCCGCCACGCCGGTCGTCGTCGGCGCCGACCAGAACGTCCACCAGACCACCGTCAAGCACAAGAAGGGCAAGACCAAGACCAAGCACAAGGCCAAGCCCCTCGCCGAGCGGGTCTGGCTGCCGGCCGGCACGGCCGAGAAGCTGTCCTCGCTGCCCGGCGCCGCCCGCGTCGTCCCCGAAGTCACCTTCCCCGCCTACGCGGTGGACTCCGGCGGCCGGATCGTCGAGGGCGTCGACGGCAAGAAGTCGTACGGCCACGGCTGGTCCTCGGCCGCCCTGACCCCCTTCGCCCTCACCGACGGCAAGGCGCCCGGCGCCGGCGAGGTCGTCGTCGACCGCGAACTCGCCTCCCGTACGGGGCTCAAGCCCGGCAGCGAGGTCGTCGTCCAGTCGACCGGCGCCCCCACCCCGTACAAGGTCAGCGGGATCGCCGCGCCCCGGAGCGGCGACCTGGGCCAGCAGACCTCCCTGTTCTTCTCGGACGCGGAGGCCCAGAAGCTCTCCGGGCGCGGCGGCCAGGCCGCCGTGATCGGCGTCCTGCCCAAGTCCGGCGTCTCTGCGGGCGAGTTGGCCTCCCAGGTCAACAAGGCGCTCTCCAACGACGACGGCATCCGCTACAAGGTCGCCACCGGCGGCGACCGGGGCCCGGTCGAGTTCCTCGACGCGGGCGCCGCCCGGATCAAGATGGTCTCGATGGGCGGCGCCATGGGCGGTACGTCCCTGCTCGTCGCGATCCTCGTCGTCGTCGGCACGTTCGCCCTCTCCATCCAGCAGCGCCACCGCGAGATCGCCCTGCTGCGCGCCGTCGCCGCGACCCCCAAGCAGGTCAAGCAGCTCATCGGCCGGGAAGCCCTGATCATCGGGGCGCTCGCGGGCGTGCTCGGCTCGGCCATGGGACTGCCCATCGCGTACTGGCTGCACGGCAAGTTCGTCGACTTCAAGGCCATCCCGGAAACCCTGGAGATGACCTACAGCGTCGTCCCGTTCTTCGCCGCGATCGCCGCCGCCCTGCTCGGCGCCTGGTCCGCGGCGCGCATCAGCGCACGCCGTACCGCGCGCATCCGGCCCGCCGAGGCGCTCTCCGAAGCGGCCATGGAGAAGCGGCACTTCGCCTGGAGCAGGCTCCTCACCGGCGCCCTGGTCCTGGCGGGCGGCATCGTCCTCGTCGTCGTCCTCAGCTTCCTCCGTACGGAACCGGCCTCGCAGCCCGTCACGTTCCTCTGCGTCGTCGTCCTGTCCGTCGCCGTCGCGGTCCTCGGCCCGGTCATCTCCCGGATCTCGGTGGCCCTCGCCGGTGTCCCGCTGCGCCTCTCGCGGGTCGGCGGCCACCTCGCGACGGCCAACGCCAAGGCCAACGCCAAGCGGATGGCCTCGGCGGTCACGCCGCTGACGCTGCTCATCGGCATGGCCTCCACCGTCCTGTTCGTCCAGACGACGATGGGCGACGCCTCCACGGCGCAGGCCAAGGCGGGCAACAAGGCGGACTGGGTGGTCGGTTCGAGCGGCCCGGGTGTCCCGGCCGGCGCCACCGCGGCGCTGCGGCAGGTCCCCGGGGTCACCGACGTGACCGAGGTGGTCCGTACGACGGTCCGCGTCGGCCTCGACAAGTACCC includes these proteins:
- a CDS encoding alkaline phosphatase family protein, whose product is MTGRRDQVAVLCTVGLTPHLLGEMPNVRAIGEEGFTARLDTVFPAVTATVQATFTTGLMPRDHGAVGNGWYFRDHGEVMMWRQHNALVRGEKVWQAARARDPEHTTAYLCWWWAMGADVDTTLTPRPVYHYDGRKSPDCYTTPAGLRDELTARQGEFPLFHYWGPTASIASTRWIAGAARHVADTRRPDLSFIYVPHLDYDLQRYGPDSPQAVRAARDADAELGPLLGDLRDRGTTVVALSEYGISPVSRPVDINRALRREGLLSVYSQRGMEYLDPHTSRAFAVADHQAAHVYVADPSDVPRVRDVLKGLDGVDEVWDRTEQAAYGIDHPNAGELVAVADPDAWFTYYYWLDDSRAPDFARGVEIHRKPGYDPAELFFDPADPAVKAKAALTLLRKKAGMRAPLNVVPLDPTHVRGSHGRLPQDDRDGPLLLCSDPGQQRDRYHATEVKDLLLRLGGLA
- a CDS encoding FtsX-like permease family protein — translated: MLRYAIQTLRARKGSFIGAFLALFCAAALVTACGILLETGLRGTINTERYAATPVVVGADQNVHQTTVKHKKGKTKTKHKAKPLAERVWLPAGTAEKLSSLPGAARVVPEVTFPAYAVDSGGRIVEGVDGKKSYGHGWSSAALTPFALTDGKAPGAGEVVVDRELASRTGLKPGSEVVVQSTGAPTPYKVSGIAAPRSGDLGQQTSLFFSDAEAQKLSGRGGQAAVIGVLPKSGVSAGELASQVNKALSNDDGIRYKVATGGDRGPVEFLDAGAARIKMVSMGGAMGGTSLLVAILVVVGTFALSIQQRHREIALLRAVAATPKQVKQLIGREALIIGALAGVLGSAMGLPIAYWLHGKFVDFKAIPETLEMTYSVVPFFAAIAAALLGAWSAARISARRTARIRPAEALSEAAMEKRHFAWSRLLTGALVLAGGIVLVVVLSFLRTEPASQPVTFLCVVVLSVAVAVLGPVISRISVALAGVPLRLSRVGGHLATANAKANAKRMASAVTPLTLLIGMASTVLFVQTTMGDASTAQAKAGNKADWVVGSSGPGVPAGATAALRQVPGVTDVTEVVRTTVRVGLDKYPAQGLTPQGLTVNWDPDVSQGSIKGFGDKSVALSDVSADNLGKKPGDSLRLTLGDGTEVVLKVAAVYERGLGFGDLTMSHTLVSKHVDNPLASSVLVKTAGDGKAGRQQLTAAVKAFPGIAVLDRTEVDGLAADVQQSNAEVNYLAMGLIIAFTAIAVVNTLAMSVSDRTREFALLRLVGTTRRQVMSMLRIESALVVLVAAVLGTGIAFAVLTAFSVGMTGAAQPSIDPVMYVGVLALAAVLAAVATMIPGRFALSSRPADVIGSRQ
- the eboE gene encoding metabolite traffic protein EboE — encoded protein: MRLHHSDSTTVHVAYCTNVHPAETLDGITAQLAEFCEPVRQHLSTDLVGLGLWLPSDVAAHLATHPEAVATLRRDMTSRGLETVTLNGFPYRGFHAPVVKRGVYYPDWSEPSRLNYTLNLARVLAALLPDDAARGSISTLPLAWRTSWTGAQRSAAARHLDALAAGLKQIEAETGRVVRVGLEPEPGCVAETTAQAAEAIAGADHDWIGLCLDVCHLAVQHEDPAGAIAALVTAGVPVVKLQASSALVADHPSDPEVREALRPFAEPRFLHQTRERSADGTLHGSDDLAPALAGALPGEAPWRIHYHVPLHDQPEPPLRNTSDVLQETLRVAFGGERALTDHIEVETYTWDVLPKGLRPAGPATVAAGIATELEWTQQELTGLGLRPHEGSHRGAPS
- a CDS encoding ABC transporter ATP-binding protein, producing the protein MITERSSRRSQENSSGYGTDTRGHALRLDDVTKVYGKNGRGVRALDGVSVTIERGSYTAVMGPSGSGKSTFLHCAAGLDKPTTGTSYIGDTKLNDLSETKLTKLRRQRVGFVFQAFNLIPSLSVLQNVELPVRLSGESVDKAWLEEILTRVGLGGRAKHRPAELSGGQQQRVAIARALITRPDVIFGDEPTGALDTVTAKEILSLLRACVNETGQTVVMVTHDPIAAAYADTVLFLADGKLAGRMDSPTADRVAERMTHLGAWA
- a CDS encoding 4'-phosphopantetheinyl transferase family protein, whose amino-acid sequence is MTPRGSTTIGATLDATISEVYVPDTALAAVERLRTLGEVHVWWWPLGDRTDPADHAVLDAVERGRARRFHAEADAAAFTATRAGARRAIAGLLGITPGEVGLGRRICPGCGDPEHGPPSVVRPPVPLAVSLSRTAGIGALAVRAGDWVGVDVEALRPVDDNLADVVLTPSERAYVMGRPRGPERDAAFHRTWTRKEAVVKAVGLGLLGMELHALDVRPADPGPVEVVHTYRSETTRWEVRDLAVPGPWSASLARPLGSALGEVRLHAPAGAGD